In Deltaproteobacteria bacterium, the sequence TGGTGTGGCCGGCTTCGTGGGCGTGGCCGCGGGGGCCATGGGGGCCCACGCGTTGTCGGGCCGCATCGACGCGCAGGCGCTGGGCTGGTGGCGCACCGCGGCCGACTACGCCCAGCTCCACGCGGTGGTGCTGGTTGCGATCGGGCTGTCACGCGCGCGCGCGCGGGCGCTGCGGGTCGCGGTGCCGGCGTTCGCCGCCGGCATCGCGATCTTCTCGGGCACGCTGATGGCGATGGCCCTGGGCGCACCGCGGTGGTTCGGCGCGATCACGCCGCTGGGCGGGCTGTGCCTGATGGCCGGCTGGTTGGCGCTCGCCGCCGCCGCCGTGGCCTCGCGCGAGCTTGCCGAGCCGGCGCCCGAGCGTGGGCCCGACGACGCACGGCGCGGCCCAAGCTGACGCTGGCCGTCAACGCGGCGGCCGCCGCCGTCGATGCCGCGAGCACGCCATGACGCCCTTCGAGCAAGCGTTCCTCTCGGCGGTGCTGCGCTATGTCTCCTTGGTGCACGCGCCCCACGACGCCGGGCGTGACGAGCTCACCGGGCTGCGGGTCTTGCTCGAGCAGAGCAACGCTGCGCCCGACGAGCGGCGTCGCCATCGACGCATGCTCGTCGATCTCGCTGCGATCACCCGCGACGCCGACATGCAGGCGCCGGCGCGTGTGCTCGACATCGGAGCCGGCGGGCTGCGGCTGCGCAACGATGGCCGCCTGCCGCTGCGCACCGGCGATCGCGTGGTCGTGAGCCTCACGTCCGAGCGCTCGTCGCTGCGGATCGATCTGCCGGTCGAGGTCGTGCGCCGGACCGGCGCCGACGAGGTCGGGGTGCGCTTCTGCGGCCCGCCGCTGTCGCTGCAGCGCTCACTGCAGGCCGCCGACGGCGGCGGGCGGCACGGCACCGGTCGCATGGGCGCCGTCGGCTGAGGCGGCGCTCGGCCGCACACGTCAGGCCGACGCGGCGCCCGCAGGGTCCGCTAACCGGTCGCGCGCGGCGGCTCGAGCCACGCCGCGGCGAAGCCATCGAGCAGCGCGGCGCGGGCGAGTCGTCGCACCGAGCCGGGATCGTCGCTGCCCTCGAGCTCGCCCCACAGCGCGCGCGCACCGGCCTCGTCGCCGCGCGCGACCAGCTCCACCACACCGAGCAGCAGCAGCTCGTGGGCACGGGGAAAGCGGGCCAGCACGCGCCTTGCGGCGAGCAGCATCTGCGGCGCCGACATGCGCGACAGCCTCGCCACGAAGCCCTCGCGCGCGAGTTCGGCGTCGGCCTCGAATCGCCACGGTCGCACGTGCCCGACGACCCACTTCGCCGGCGGCTCCCACGGCTTGCGCTCGCGCGTGCGCTCGGGGCCGTCGCCGATCTCGTCGGTGGTCAGCTCGACGAGCTGGGGATCGATCGCCCGCAGCATGTGCAGGCCGATGCCGCAGCCGGGCACGATCGGCTCGACCATGAACAGGTCGTGGCGACAGCGGGCCGCGAGCTCGACCAGCGCCGCGCGGGCGTCGACACACGCGGTCACGCCGTCCCCGATCCACACCGCACACGCGACGCCGTCGGCCTCGACCTGCAAGCGCGGGTGATCGCCCTCGCCTGCGTGACGACCGATGCGCGCCGCGGGATCGCGGGTCACGTGCAAGCTGGTCGGTGCGACCCGTGCGATCGCCAGCAGCACGGACTCGACGACCGGCCACGGCAACGGCGAGGGATGGATCGGCTCGGACACCTCTGGTGCCTTCGTGCGGTCCCGTGCGACCGCTGTCGACCCACCGCCGCGGCCCGTTGTCGGCCAGCTCCGCGTCCGCGCAGCACCGACCGCCCTGTGCTTTAGCGACGACGGCGTCGGCGGGCGGCCAGCAACAGCGGCAGACCCCACGCAGCGGACGCAGCCGGCGAGGACGTCGGCCCGCACGCGCAGCCGGTGCCCTCCGGGTTGCCGCCGGTCGCGTCGAGTGTGTCGGAGCCGGCATCCGTGCCGCCGTCGGTGTCGGTCCCTTCGCCGGCCTCGGCGCTGCCGCCCTCGGCGGTGCCCTCCCCGGTGCCCGCGCTGGCGGTGCCGCCGGTGGTGTCGGCGCTGCCTCCGGTGGTGGTGCTGCCCTCGACGACCTCGATCGTGATGACGCGACTGTCGTAGTTGCCGTACGCGTCCATCACCTCGAACTGGAAGCTGTAGGTGCCGACCGGGGCCTGGGCGAAGTTGGCGAAGTCCCAGGCCACGGTGTTCGGATCGGTGCCAGGCGTGAGGTCGATGTCCTGCGTGCACACGTGGTTGGTGCAGCGCGTGTACTCGTCGACGCCCTCGGGCAGGCCCTCGAGCCAGGTCCACTTGGCGGCGAGGAAGTTCGAGTCCTCTTCGACGGTGGCGGTGATGAGCACCGAGTCGAGCGTGCCGAGTACGGCGCCGTCGGCCGGCGTGGTGCTGGTGATCACCGGCGCGACGGTGTCGGCCACCCGCGGACCGAACACGCCCATGAGCTCCTGGTAGCTGTTCTGCTGCTCGCCGCCGCCCGCCTCGCAGTAGATCTCGTGGATGTAGCCACACTGCGTGACGCCCGATCCGGTCGCGTGGCTGATGTCGTTGCAGGTGTCGACGTAGGTCTTGAAGCCGCCGTTGTTGAACGGATACATCAAGTCGGTCTGATCGTCGGTGTGCTCGAGGCCCCAGTTGTGCGAGGTCTCCTGCGCGGCAACCTCGGCCACCCCGCCGCAGCTCTCGGGGAACGACAGCGAGACGTGGTTGCGCTTGAGGCCGTCGCACGCGACGTTGGCCACGCCGCACACGCCAGCACCCTGGTTCGACGCGCCGCCGATCACCGCCATCGTGTACGGCAGCCAGTCGGGCGGACGGTTCGAGGTCATCACGATGTTGAAGGGCTCGTAGTAGTTCTGCAGCTCCTGGAACATCGACGCCTGCGCGCTGCCGTTGCCGTAGGGCGGGAACTCGGTGACGCTGTCGACCAGCGGCGTGCAGTTGAGCGCTGCGTTGGCGGTGTCCGTGTTGCCGCACGTCGGCGACAGCGTCACGCCGGTCATCGCCACGTACAGCACGCCGGGCGTGGGGTCGTACGACATCGCGTGCAGCGGCGCGCGACCCAACGCCGCGAGGGTGTCGGCGCCGAGCCCATCGGGGGTGAAGACCATGTCGCCCTCTCGCGTGGTCGGCAACGCTGCGAGCTGCTCGCTCGTGATGCCGTAGAGCCGCTCGTGCAGCGGTCGCGACAGCTCGTCGTCGGCGTGCCGCGCCCACGGGGCGTCAGGGGCGATCGGGGCCCCCGCGGCGAAGGCCGTGGCGGGCAGGACGGCGAGGCACAGCGTCACGAAAATGGTTCGTCGCATCGAGGGCTCCAAGGGCGGCGGGGAACGCTCGCGCAGGCTAGCGATACCCACCACAAACGTCTAGTCGCAGATTCCTGTCGCGTCATCCCGACGCGACGAGGTGATCCACCCCGCACACTTGCGCCAGCGAGGTTAGGCGGATCCGACGCGACCGCCGAGCAGGCCCGACACCCGCCCGGGGTCGATGCCGATCGCCCGCAACGCCGCTTCCCACATCTGATCGGGCGGCGTCT encodes:
- a CDS encoding DUF423 domain-containing protein, yielding MGAHALSGRIDAQALGWWRTAADYAQLHAVVLVAIGLSRARARALRVAVPAFAAGIAIFSGTLMAMALGAPRWFGAITPLGGLCLMAGWLALAAAAVASRELAEPAPERGPDDARRGPS
- a CDS encoding PilZ domain-containing protein, whose translation is MTPFEQAFLSAVLRYVSLVHAPHDAGRDELTGLRVLLEQSNAAPDERRRHRRMLVDLAAITRDADMQAPARVLDIGAGGLRLRNDGRLPLRTGDRVVVSLTSERSSLRIDLPVEVVRRTGADEVGVRFCGPPLSLQRSLQAADGGGRHGTGRMGAVG